Proteins from a genomic interval of Odontesthes bonariensis isolate fOdoBon6 chromosome 7, fOdoBon6.hap1, whole genome shotgun sequence:
- the LOC142383887 gene encoding uncharacterized protein LOC142383887 isoform X1 has translation MTNSLLKRYIMGNRFSRRRDAPASSAETVAAEQKTAVEPATTDPEDSAVTQTQEVTENLDELAQEPVTSTACSPKEEYLTESKEEETPAPGPINDGESEPRLKETPAPVQPELLVSASNPPEPEPKPVAEAQLAPEPAPEPVPEPESASEVDPAPIPEPVPAPVEDLEQHVDLLKQETLPESVSSSPPLIELSAPDDTPSPAPIPVPLSSDEPSNISAGEQHQECVEASEGSPPGHKESTETLEFLEKQTEVEAAERLETLGSDINEGSVSEILKNSELKGNDLLNDLISSDVKIPDASPVTDMSASIELM, from the exons ATGACGAATAGTCTATTGAAACG GTACATCATGGGAAACAGATTCAGCAGAAGGCGAGATGCACCAGCCAGCAGCGCTGAAACTGTGGCCGCCGAACAGAAGACAGCGGTGGAACCCGCGACCACTGACCCAGAAGATTCTGCAGTGACACAGACTCAGGAGGTCACTGAGAACCTAGACGAGTTGGCACAGGAACCGGTGACTTCAACGGCATGTTCGCCCAAAGAAGAATACCTAACAGAGTCCAAAGAGGAAGAGACTCCCGCTCCCGGCCCAATTAATGATGGAGAATCAGAGCCGAGACTAAAGGAAACGCCAGCTCCAGTCCAACCTGAACTTCTCGTCTCTGCCAGCAACCCTCCGGAACCAGAACCCAAACCTGTTGCTGAAGCTCAGCTGGCTCCAGAACCGGCCCCAGAGCCTGTCCCTGAGCCCGAGTCCGCCTCTGAGGTGGATCCCGCCCCCATCCCAGAACCAGTACCAGCCCCAGTTGAGGATCTGGAGCAGCATGTGGACCTGCTCAAACAAGAGACTCTTCCTGAGTCTGTGTCGTCTTCGCCTCCCCTGATCGAGCTGAGCGCCCCGGATGACACTCCTTCCCCAGCTCCCATCCCAGTCCCACTCAGTTCAGATGAGCCATCAAACATCTCAGCAGGTGAGCAACACCAGGAGTGTGTTGAGGCTTCTGAGGGTTCCCCTCCGGGGCACAAAGAGTCCACAGAAACATTGGAGTTTCTGGAAAAGCAAACCGAggtggaggccgcagagcgttTGGAGACGCTTGGGAGTGACATCAACGAGGGAAGCGTGAGCGAAATCCTGAAAAATTCAGAGCTGAAAGGAAATGACCTTCTTAATGACCTCATTTCAAGTGATGTCAAGATCCCCGATGCCTCTCCCGTCACAGACATGAGCGCCTCCATCGAGCTCATGTGA
- the LOC142383887 gene encoding uncharacterized protein LOC142383887 isoform X2: protein MGNRFSRRRDAPASSAETVAAEQKTAVEPATTDPEDSAVTQTQEVTENLDELAQEPVTSTACSPKEEYLTESKEEETPAPGPINDGESEPRLKETPAPVQPELLVSASNPPEPEPKPVAEAQLAPEPAPEPVPEPESASEVDPAPIPEPVPAPVEDLEQHVDLLKQETLPESVSSSPPLIELSAPDDTPSPAPIPVPLSSDEPSNISAGEQHQECVEASEGSPPGHKESTETLEFLEKQTEVEAAERLETLGSDINEGSVSEILKNSELKGNDLLNDLISSDVKIPDASPVTDMSASIELM, encoded by the coding sequence ATGGGAAACAGATTCAGCAGAAGGCGAGATGCACCAGCCAGCAGCGCTGAAACTGTGGCCGCCGAACAGAAGACAGCGGTGGAACCCGCGACCACTGACCCAGAAGATTCTGCAGTGACACAGACTCAGGAGGTCACTGAGAACCTAGACGAGTTGGCACAGGAACCGGTGACTTCAACGGCATGTTCGCCCAAAGAAGAATACCTAACAGAGTCCAAAGAGGAAGAGACTCCCGCTCCCGGCCCAATTAATGATGGAGAATCAGAGCCGAGACTAAAGGAAACGCCAGCTCCAGTCCAACCTGAACTTCTCGTCTCTGCCAGCAACCCTCCGGAACCAGAACCCAAACCTGTTGCTGAAGCTCAGCTGGCTCCAGAACCGGCCCCAGAGCCTGTCCCTGAGCCCGAGTCCGCCTCTGAGGTGGATCCCGCCCCCATCCCAGAACCAGTACCAGCCCCAGTTGAGGATCTGGAGCAGCATGTGGACCTGCTCAAACAAGAGACTCTTCCTGAGTCTGTGTCGTCTTCGCCTCCCCTGATCGAGCTGAGCGCCCCGGATGACACTCCTTCCCCAGCTCCCATCCCAGTCCCACTCAGTTCAGATGAGCCATCAAACATCTCAGCAGGTGAGCAACACCAGGAGTGTGTTGAGGCTTCTGAGGGTTCCCCTCCGGGGCACAAAGAGTCCACAGAAACATTGGAGTTTCTGGAAAAGCAAACCGAggtggaggccgcagagcgttTGGAGACGCTTGGGAGTGACATCAACGAGGGAAGCGTGAGCGAAATCCTGAAAAATTCAGAGCTGAAAGGAAATGACCTTCTTAATGACCTCATTTCAAGTGATGTCAAGATCCCCGATGCCTCTCCCGTCACAGACATGAGCGCCTCCATCGAGCTCATGTGA
- the LOC142383888 gene encoding uncharacterized protein LOC142383888, whose protein sequence is MSEKQRALPVWMGKKNVKVKEKAPLKTQRKRKAARVAFYCMNEAELVEAAVSYLTSSASGDGAFPSHQQAEEKAKDSTKNEDPVSSKMTARPENFEECDDLETTCVSETDLDVAEMETLPFTKSPQHPGCEPQRSGAARDGCGPVNIDVKAETRKGQLHMSRGATEEDDALRLVREIFFT, encoded by the exons ATGTCAGAAAAGCAGCGGGCGCTGCCGGTGTGGATGGGAAAGAAGAATGTTAAAGTCAAAGAGAAAGCGCCTCTGAAGACCCAGCGAAAACGGAAAGCTGCAAG GGTTGCTTTCTACTGTATGAACGAGGCGGAGCTCGTGGAAGCAGCTGTTTCTTATCTTACCAGCAGCGCCAGTGGGGATGGGGCGTTCCCgagtcaccagcag GCTGAAGAAAAAGCAAAGGACTCCACAAAGAACGAGGATCCCGTCAGTTCAAAAATGACAGCGAGGCCAGAGAACTTTGAGGAATGTGATGACTTGGAGACCACATGCGTCTCAGAAACAGACTTGGACGTAGCAGAGATGGAAACGCTGCCATTCACAAAGAGCCCACAGCATCCTGGATGTGAGCCGCAGCGGTCAGGAGCAGCTCGGGATGGTTGTGGACCCGTGAACATCGATGTGAAGGCTGAAACGAGAAAGGGGCAGTTACATATGTCACGAGGCGCAACAGAAGAGGACGATGCCCTACGGCTTGTACGGGAAATTTTTTTCACCTGA